Proteins encoded by one window of Corynebacterium amycolatum:
- the trpA gene encoding tryptophan synthase subunit alpha: protein MSLSDVFDKVREENRAAFIGYYPAGFPTTDKSIENIKAIVDAGADIIEVGLPFSDPMMDGPTIQDAANVALDAGFRTREIMRVVREVTEHGGTCVVMSYWNPILQYGPERFAEDLAAAGGRGTIIPDLIPEEAGQWQRAAETNGLSNIMLVAPSSTNERLQLTATASTGFVYATSHMGVTGAQASVDSAAGKLVARTREVTDTPVCVGLGVSNGEQAAEIAEFADGVIVGSALIKAAMKSTDDLVTLARELAAGVRGES from the coding sequence ATGAGTCTGAGTGACGTCTTTGACAAAGTCCGTGAGGAAAACCGCGCAGCATTTATCGGCTACTACCCAGCGGGTTTCCCGACTACCGATAAGTCGATTGAGAACATCAAGGCGATTGTCGACGCTGGCGCCGACATCATCGAGGTTGGTCTGCCTTTCTCCGACCCGATGATGGATGGCCCAACCATTCAGGATGCCGCCAACGTGGCTCTGGATGCGGGCTTCCGCACCCGTGAGATTATGCGTGTGGTCCGCGAAGTCACCGAGCACGGCGGTACCTGTGTGGTCATGAGCTACTGGAATCCGATTCTCCAGTATGGTCCGGAGCGTTTCGCTGAGGACTTGGCCGCCGCTGGTGGTCGTGGCACCATCATCCCGGATCTCATCCCCGAGGAGGCCGGCCAATGGCAGCGTGCAGCTGAGACCAATGGTCTGTCCAACATCATGTTGGTTGCTCCGTCATCGACCAACGAGCGTCTGCAGCTAACTGCCACCGCGTCGACCGGCTTCGTCTACGCCACTAGCCACATGGGAGTCACAGGTGCCCAGGCCAGTGTCGACTCGGCCGCCGGCAAGTTGGTTGCCCGCACGCGTGAGGTTACCGATACACCGGTGTGCGTCGGTTTGGGCGTCTCCAATGGGGAACAGGCCGCGGAGATTGCCGAGTTTGCAGATGGCGTAATCGTTGGCTCGGCACTGATCAAGGCCGCGATGAAGAGCACCGATGACCTGGTAACGCTCGCCCGTGAACTTGCCGCGGGCGTACGAGGAGAGAGCTAG
- the lgt gene encoding prolipoprotein diacylglyceryl transferase — protein MSSTLVLAETATTYLANIPSPPQGVWQLGLLPLRGYAISILVGVLVGIYWMQRRYVARGGDPELVLDIAIAVIPAGIIGGRLYHVATDWEKYFGPGANPADALKITNGGLGIWGAVALGVLAAWAVAKWRKAPFAPVLDAAAPAIILGQAIGRLGNWFNQELYGGPTSLPWGLEIYQRVDEFGRVAPVTGTSTGEVLAVVHPTFLYEMVWNVLACLVIVWADRKFKMGGGRVFALYVAAYTLGRFFIELMRVDDATLIFGVRINNITSLVVFFCAVIALWILRAKSRETAAEVRGECEAAEAHSVSN, from the coding sequence ATGAGTTCCACCCTTGTTCTCGCTGAGACTGCAACGACGTATCTGGCCAACATTCCCTCTCCGCCGCAGGGGGTGTGGCAGTTAGGGCTGCTACCACTGCGCGGTTACGCGATTTCCATCTTGGTTGGCGTACTTGTCGGCATTTACTGGATGCAGCGCCGCTACGTGGCCAGGGGTGGAGACCCGGAGTTGGTCCTCGACATTGCCATTGCGGTTATTCCTGCGGGCATTATCGGCGGCCGTCTCTACCACGTCGCCACCGACTGGGAGAAGTACTTTGGCCCCGGCGCCAATCCCGCCGATGCACTGAAGATCACCAATGGTGGTCTCGGTATCTGGGGAGCGGTGGCGCTGGGGGTGCTGGCCGCGTGGGCGGTCGCTAAGTGGCGGAAGGCGCCGTTTGCGCCAGTTCTTGACGCGGCCGCACCCGCAATCATCCTTGGTCAGGCCATTGGGCGTCTGGGCAATTGGTTCAACCAGGAACTCTACGGCGGCCCAACGTCGCTTCCGTGGGGTCTGGAAATTTACCAACGAGTTGATGAGTTTGGCCGAGTTGCCCCTGTCACCGGAACGTCGACAGGCGAAGTGCTGGCCGTGGTGCATCCGACGTTCCTCTACGAGATGGTGTGGAACGTCCTCGCCTGTCTGGTCATTGTCTGGGCGGACCGAAAGTTCAAGATGGGCGGCGGCCGCGTCTTTGCACTCTATGTCGCAGCCTACACTTTGGGACGTTTCTTCATTGAACTCATGCGCGTCGATGACGCAACGCTGATATTCGGTGTGCGTATTAATAACATCACGTCGCTCGTGGTCTTCTTCTGCGCTGTGATTGCTTTGTGGATTCTGCGAGCGAAGAGCCGCGAAACCGCAGCTGAAGTCAGGGGAGAGTGCGAGGCTGCTGAAGCTCACAGTGTTTCCAACTGA
- the pyk gene encoding pyruvate kinase → MLRRTKIVCTLGPAVASLEGITGLVNAGMDVARLNFSHGEHEDHAQNYHWVREASDATGRAVGILADLQGPKIRLGRFKEGSTYWADGEIVRITVDDVEGTHDRVSTTYKNLADDARPGDRLLVDDGKVGLECIEVDGNDVVCRVIEGGPVSNNKGVSLPGMNISVPALSEKDIADLRFALKLGVDFIALSFVRSPSDVELVHAVMDEVGRRVPIIAKLEKPEAVESLEAIILAFDAVMVARGDLGVEVPLEDVPLVQKRAIQIARENAKPVIVATQMLDSMISNSRPTRAEASDVANAVLDGADAVMLSGETSIGKYPQATVKTMARIVTAAEREGEVPALTHMPRTKRGVISYAARDIGERLNARAMVAFTTSGDTARRVARLHSRLPLLVFTPNQQVRSQLALTWGAETFLVREVNSTDEIMQVIDEQLLTMENYNAGDTLVVVAGTPPGNEGNTNMIHVHVIGEDAR, encoded by the coding sequence GTGCTTAGACGAACGAAGATTGTATGTACCCTCGGTCCAGCAGTTGCTTCGCTGGAGGGGATTACCGGGCTGGTCAACGCCGGCATGGATGTTGCCCGTCTGAATTTCTCTCACGGTGAGCATGAGGACCACGCTCAGAACTACCACTGGGTGCGTGAAGCATCCGATGCTACGGGACGTGCGGTTGGTATTCTCGCCGATTTGCAGGGGCCAAAGATTCGCCTCGGTCGCTTTAAGGAAGGCTCGACGTATTGGGCTGACGGCGAGATTGTGCGCATCACCGTCGACGATGTCGAAGGCACGCACGACCGCGTCTCCACCACGTACAAGAACCTCGCTGATGATGCCCGTCCGGGCGATCGCCTGCTTGTCGACGACGGTAAGGTGGGCCTGGAGTGCATCGAGGTAGATGGCAATGATGTGGTGTGTCGTGTCATCGAGGGCGGTCCGGTCTCTAACAACAAGGGTGTTTCCCTGCCGGGGATGAACATCTCGGTGCCGGCTCTGTCGGAGAAGGATATCGCTGACCTGCGCTTCGCTCTGAAGCTGGGGGTGGACTTCATTGCGCTGTCCTTCGTCCGTTCGCCTTCCGACGTCGAACTGGTCCATGCGGTCATGGATGAGGTTGGCCGTCGTGTCCCGATTATCGCCAAGCTGGAGAAGCCAGAGGCAGTCGAGTCTCTTGAGGCGATTATCCTGGCCTTCGATGCCGTGATGGTTGCTCGTGGCGACCTCGGTGTTGAGGTGCCGCTGGAAGATGTTCCGCTGGTTCAGAAGCGCGCTATTCAGATTGCCCGCGAGAACGCCAAGCCGGTCATCGTGGCCACCCAGATGCTCGACTCCATGATTTCGAATTCGCGCCCGACTCGTGCGGAGGCCTCCGACGTGGCCAACGCTGTGCTCGATGGTGCAGATGCCGTGATGCTTTCGGGTGAGACCTCAATTGGTAAGTACCCGCAGGCCACGGTGAAGACCATGGCTCGCATCGTTACCGCCGCTGAGCGCGAGGGGGAAGTTCCTGCGCTGACTCACATGCCGCGCACTAAGCGTGGTGTTATTTCCTACGCAGCTCGCGATATTGGTGAGCGCTTGAATGCCCGCGCTATGGTTGCTTTCACCACCTCGGGTGATACCGCTCGCCGTGTGGCACGCTTGCACTCTCGCCTGCCGCTGCTGGTATTCACTCCGAATCAGCAGGTTCGTTCGCAGCTTGCGCTGACGTGGGGCGCGGAGACCTTCTTGGTGCGCGAGGTTAACAGCACGGATGAGATCATGCAGGTCATCGATGAGCAGCTCTTGACCATGGAAAACTACAACGCTGGTGACACGCTGGTCGTTGTTGCTGGTACCCCTCCAGGAAATGAGGGCAATACCAACATGATTCACGTCCACGTTATTGGCGAGGACGCACGCTAG
- a CDS encoding amidohydrolase: protein MSNNEARLSRIRDLIATHRVPLDKQWEIYRYLHQHPELSQAEEKTAAYLAGALRDMGTYTVHEGIGGHGLVGVMENGPGPTVLFRADIDALPVFEETGVDFASSATGTARDGSATAVMHACGHDMHMTAGLGLASLMAATKSEWSGTFIALFQPAEELACGAQAMIDDDLADLIPTPDVCFGQHIVPGPAGQVMTMPGPALAGCDTISITLTGRSAHGSMPHNAIDPTYLAAAIVLRLQGIVGREIPPHEFGVLSVGTLQSGNSNNTIPGQAKIVLNIRYYSNEVRAKLIAGIERVVRGECLASGTEVEPVIDYSDHGEVTDNDSEAFATIRPVLDAVLGEDSTDAVPWTASEDFSDLPRGLNCPYVYWTVGATPRDTWEAAVAADRVVEDVPSNHMPTFLPDFKPTATSATSAAAAAVLSYLAK, encoded by the coding sequence GTGAGCAACAATGAAGCACGACTGAGCCGCATTCGCGACCTCATCGCCACCCATCGAGTGCCGTTGGACAAACAGTGGGAAATCTACCGCTACCTGCACCAGCACCCGGAGCTGTCTCAAGCAGAGGAGAAAACTGCCGCTTATCTGGCCGGTGCTCTTCGCGACATGGGCACTTACACAGTGCATGAGGGAATCGGCGGCCACGGCCTCGTTGGTGTCATGGAAAATGGCCCCGGCCCCACTGTGCTGTTCCGCGCTGATATCGATGCGCTTCCAGTTTTCGAGGAAACAGGTGTGGACTTCGCTTCCTCAGCCACCGGTACCGCCCGCGATGGTTCCGCCACCGCCGTCATGCACGCCTGCGGCCATGATATGCACATGACGGCTGGTCTTGGCCTGGCTAGCCTGATGGCAGCGACTAAGTCTGAGTGGTCGGGTACTTTCATTGCCTTGTTCCAGCCCGCCGAGGAACTGGCCTGCGGTGCACAGGCCATGATTGACGACGACCTGGCAGACCTCATCCCCACCCCAGATGTGTGCTTCGGCCAGCACATTGTTCCCGGCCCCGCAGGTCAGGTAATGACCATGCCCGGCCCGGCACTTGCTGGCTGTGACACCATCAGCATCACGCTGACCGGTCGCTCCGCGCATGGATCTATGCCACACAACGCCATTGACCCGACGTACTTGGCCGCCGCGATCGTTCTGCGCTTGCAAGGAATTGTGGGGCGCGAGATTCCTCCCCACGAGTTTGGTGTTTTGTCCGTCGGCACGCTGCAGTCTGGCAATTCGAATAACACAATCCCAGGTCAGGCCAAGATTGTGCTGAACATTCGCTACTACTCCAACGAGGTACGCGCCAAGCTCATTGCGGGCATTGAGCGCGTTGTTCGTGGCGAGTGCCTGGCTTCCGGTACTGAGGTTGAACCTGTGATTGACTACTCGGATCACGGCGAAGTCACTGACAATGATTCGGAGGCGTTTGCCACGATTCGCCCGGTCTTGGACGCTGTTCTCGGCGAAGACTCCACCGATGCCGTGCCGTGGACGGCGTCGGAGGACTTCTCAGACCTTCCCCGTGGCCTGAACTGCCCGTATGTCTACTGGACAGTTGGCGCCACACCTCGGGATACGTGGGAAGCCGCCGTTGCTGCCGACCGCGTGGTCGAAGACGTACCATCGAACCACATGCCGACCTTCCTGCCGGACTTCAAGCCAACGGCTACCTCCGCGACTTCTGCCGCCGCTGCCGCCGTGCTGTCCTACCTGGCAAAGTAA
- a CDS encoding DUF4921 family protein, protein MQAFSNPLITLADGTVKQVNPFSGTQVWTVPGRGNRPLGIKHTDPQPLSEEDFGSRDSFGWNNLLQTPPEKARVVLDDSVFGGYTTVTGVLPDQLFDTTAEFRRVPNLFEIVSYDYWADNYGFEPDRETQQRMEAYLDDPMGREHVLNIIRTRYRAAGRSEEEISSLSDEELLRRAPSYFAGGHDVIVARRHFVDGATHDNQLASSGTLSVAEHRALIAFTVESIADLYRRNRYVRYVAAFQNWLKPAGASFDHLHKQLVAIDEHGEQLKREVRAVRKNPNIYNEFAVDYAARHNLIIAENEHAVAFAGFGHRYPTLEIFSKSDICEPWLQTRAEIDAMSDLIHACHAAAGPTIPCNEEWHHRPVDLDARMPWRVMIKWRTSNLAGFEGGTKIYLNTISPWDLRDRVVPEMYRLRETGKISDSIHIATECQCLPNSLKYNPLVEDGTRL, encoded by the coding sequence ATGCAGGCTTTCAGCAATCCTCTCATCACGCTTGCCGACGGCACGGTGAAGCAAGTCAATCCTTTTTCCGGTACCCAGGTGTGGACAGTCCCCGGTCGTGGCAATCGGCCGCTGGGAATTAAGCACACGGATCCGCAGCCACTGAGCGAGGAGGATTTTGGTTCCCGCGATTCCTTCGGCTGGAACAATCTGCTGCAAACCCCACCAGAGAAGGCCCGCGTTGTCCTCGATGACTCAGTATTCGGCGGTTACACCACAGTGACCGGAGTACTGCCTGACCAGCTCTTCGACACCACTGCGGAATTCCGCCGCGTGCCCAACCTGTTCGAAATCGTCTCGTATGACTACTGGGCGGACAACTACGGATTCGAGCCCGACCGCGAGACTCAGCAGCGTATGGAAGCCTACCTCGACGACCCGATGGGCCGCGAGCATGTGCTCAACATCATTCGCACGCGCTACCGCGCCGCTGGACGCAGCGAAGAGGAAATCAGCTCGCTTTCCGACGAGGAGTTGCTGCGCCGAGCCCCGAGCTATTTCGCCGGCGGCCACGATGTAATCGTTGCCCGTCGTCACTTTGTGGACGGCGCTACTCACGATAACCAGCTGGCTTCTTCTGGCACGTTGAGCGTTGCCGAGCACCGCGCACTCATTGCGTTTACCGTCGAGTCGATTGCTGACCTGTACCGACGTAACCGCTACGTGCGTTATGTGGCCGCTTTCCAAAACTGGCTGAAGCCGGCAGGCGCGAGCTTCGATCACTTGCACAAGCAGCTTGTGGCCATCGATGAGCACGGCGAGCAGCTCAAGCGCGAAGTGCGAGCGGTGCGCAAGAACCCGAATATCTACAACGAATTCGCAGTGGACTATGCTGCCCGCCACAATCTGATCATCGCGGAAAATGAGCATGCAGTGGCTTTTGCCGGATTCGGACACCGCTACCCCACGCTGGAGATTTTCTCGAAGTCGGACATCTGCGAACCGTGGCTGCAAACCCGCGCTGAAATCGACGCCATGTCGGATCTGATTCACGCCTGTCATGCCGCTGCCGGCCCCACCATTCCATGCAATGAGGAATGGCATCACCGTCCTGTCGATTTGGATGCCCGCATGCCATGGCGGGTGATGATTAAGTGGCGCACCTCGAACTTGGCCGGCTTTGAAGGTGGCACCAAGATTTATCTGAACACCATCTCCCCATGGGATCTGCGCGACCGCGTCGTACCAGAGATGTACCGTCTACGGGAGACCGGGAAGATCTCGGACAGCATTCACATTGCGACCGAGTGCCAGTGCCTGCCGAATTCCCTGAAGTACAACCCGCTTGTCGAGGACGGAACGCGACTGTAG
- the gdhA gene encoding NADP-specific glutamate dehydrogenase, producing the protein MNIEQKVSGLYDQILTRNAGEPEFHQAVAEVLESLKVVLEKDPHYGDYGLVQRLCEPERQIIFRVPWVDDQGQVQVNRGFRVQFNSVLGPYKGGLRFHPSVNLGIIKFLGFEQIFKNSLTGLPIGGGKGGSDFDPKGKSELEIMRFCQSFMTELHRHIGEYRDVPAGDIGVGGREIGYLFGQYRRMANQHESGVLTGKGLTWGGSLVRTEATGYGCVYFTEEMMKANGADINGAKVIVSGSGNVAIYAIKKAQELGATVIGFSDSSGYVSTPNGVDVELLKEIKEVRRARVSEYVAEAEGAEFHEGGNIWELKADVALPCATQNELSGESAKLLVENGCRFVAEGANMPSTPEAIEVFKSNGVHFAPGKAANAGGVATSALEMQQNATRDSWSFSYTDERLKRIMTNIFKNCETTAAEYDHEGNYVLGANIAGFKKVANAMLAQGVI; encoded by the coding sequence TTGAATATCGAGCAGAAGGTTTCGGGACTCTATGACCAGATTCTTACCCGAAACGCCGGTGAGCCGGAGTTCCACCAGGCAGTGGCAGAAGTTCTGGAGTCCCTGAAGGTCGTCCTGGAAAAGGATCCACACTACGGTGACTACGGCTTGGTTCAGCGTCTGTGTGAGCCGGAGCGCCAGATCATTTTCCGCGTGCCGTGGGTCGATGACCAGGGCCAGGTTCAGGTCAACCGTGGCTTCCGCGTTCAGTTCAACTCTGTGCTGGGCCCGTACAAGGGCGGTCTGCGCTTCCACCCGAGTGTGAACCTCGGCATCATCAAGTTCCTGGGCTTCGAGCAGATTTTCAAGAACTCCCTGACCGGCCTGCCAATCGGCGGCGGTAAGGGCGGCTCCGACTTTGATCCGAAGGGCAAGTCTGAGCTGGAGATCATGCGCTTTTGCCAGTCGTTCATGACTGAGCTGCACCGCCACATCGGCGAGTACCGTGATGTCCCGGCCGGTGACATCGGCGTCGGCGGCCGCGAGATCGGCTACCTGTTCGGTCAGTACCGCCGTATGGCCAACCAGCACGAGTCCGGTGTCCTCACCGGTAAGGGCCTGACCTGGGGCGGCTCCCTGGTCCGCACCGAGGCCACCGGCTACGGCTGCGTCTACTTCACTGAAGAGATGATGAAGGCCAACGGTGCTGACATCAACGGTGCCAAGGTCATCGTTTCCGGTTCCGGTAACGTCGCTATCTACGCCATTAAGAAGGCTCAGGAGCTCGGCGCTACCGTCATCGGTTTCTCTGACTCCTCCGGTTACGTCTCCACTCCGAACGGTGTCGACGTCGAGCTGCTGAAGGAAATCAAGGAAGTCCGTCGTGCTCGTGTCTCCGAGTACGTGGCCGAGGCTGAGGGCGCTGAGTTCCACGAGGGTGGCAACATCTGGGAGCTCAAGGCCGATGTTGCACTGCCGTGTGCAACTCAGAACGAGCTGAGTGGCGAGTCCGCCAAGCTGCTGGTCGAAAACGGCTGCCGCTTCGTTGCCGAGGGCGCAAACATGCCGTCCACCCCGGAGGCCATCGAGGTCTTTAAGTCCAACGGTGTCCACTTCGCACCGGGCAAGGCTGCCAACGCTGGCGGTGTTGCTACCTCCGCTCTGGAGATGCAGCAGAACGCGACCCGCGATTCCTGGTCCTTCTCCTACACCGATGAGCGCCTGAAGCGCATCATGACCAACATCTTTAAAAACTGCGAGACCACCGCAGCTGAGTACGATCACGAGGGTAACTACGTGCTCGGTGCCAATATCGCAGGTTTTAAGAAGGTCGCTAACGCAATGCTGGCTCAGGGCGTCATCTAG
- a CDS encoding sulfite exporter TauE/SafE family protein produces MELSVWAFVFIVATIFIGALMQRVAGMGLGLLGGPVLSLIAGPVAGILIINVLATVNAVMQTISVRENVDWKKFWLIGPVMAFGALPGAWVVHNTPSGPLQVLVGGLVLLALLVTSFMPQRMRVDGPQYAVASGVAGGFMNTLAGIAGPAITVYAQASRWPAQTFAATLQPLFFVSGALSLLFKEISADVSVFSTTPVILWPLCLAAMVVGIFLGTRVSRRVPIVQARKLAVILATTGAAVTMLRGISATFGA; encoded by the coding sequence ATGGAGTTATCAGTGTGGGCTTTTGTCTTTATCGTGGCAACGATTTTCATCGGGGCACTGATGCAGCGAGTAGCTGGCATGGGACTCGGTCTGCTGGGAGGGCCAGTCCTCTCACTGATTGCAGGCCCAGTAGCAGGTATTTTGATTATCAACGTGCTCGCCACCGTCAATGCGGTCATGCAGACTATCTCGGTGCGAGAAAACGTCGACTGGAAGAAGTTCTGGCTAATTGGTCCGGTGATGGCTTTTGGGGCGCTGCCAGGCGCCTGGGTGGTTCACAACACGCCCAGCGGGCCACTCCAGGTTCTGGTCGGTGGGCTAGTGCTGCTTGCGCTGCTGGTGACATCCTTTATGCCTCAGCGCATGCGTGTTGACGGCCCACAGTACGCCGTTGCCTCTGGCGTTGCCGGCGGCTTTATGAATACCTTGGCCGGCATCGCGGGCCCGGCCATTACCGTTTACGCGCAGGCCTCTCGTTGGCCAGCGCAGACGTTTGCGGCCACCTTGCAGCCGCTTTTCTTTGTCTCCGGCGCATTGTCCTTGCTGTTCAAGGAAATCAGCGCTGACGTCTCCGTCTTCTCCACCACGCCGGTTATACTCTGGCCGCTGTGTCTGGCTGCCATGGTGGTGGGTATATTTTTGGGCACTCGCGTTTCTCGGCGAGTGCCCATTGTGCAAGCCCGAAAGCTCGCGGTCATTCTGGCGACTACCGGCGCGGCAGTCACTATGCTTCGCGGAATCTCCGCAACTTTTGGCGCTTAG
- a CDS encoding amino acid ABC transporter ATP-binding protein has translation MTTKDLMVEAQRVRKNFGRLEVLKGIDLEVPRGTVTCLIGPSGSGKSTLLRCINHLEKVNAGRLYVDGSLIGYREKNGSLYEISAAEAARQRRDIGMVFQNFNLFPHRTVLGNITEAPVLVKGVSQEQAEKRAMELLETVGLAHKADAYPVQLSGGQQQRVAIARALAMEPKLMLFDEPTSALDPELVGEVLNVMHGLADKGMTMVVVTHEMGFAREVADQVVFMADGVVVEKGTPDEVLGNPQHERTRNFLSSLLK, from the coding sequence ATGACTACCAAAGATTTGATGGTTGAGGCGCAAAGGGTTCGGAAGAACTTCGGCCGTCTCGAGGTCCTCAAGGGCATCGACCTGGAGGTTCCACGCGGTACGGTTACCTGCCTCATTGGCCCTTCGGGCTCCGGCAAGTCCACACTGCTGCGCTGTATCAACCACCTGGAGAAGGTCAATGCAGGCCGTCTCTACGTCGATGGTTCCCTGATTGGCTACCGCGAAAAGAACGGTAGCCTCTACGAAATCTCCGCCGCAGAAGCTGCCCGTCAGCGTCGCGATATTGGCATGGTGTTCCAGAACTTCAACCTGTTCCCGCACCGCACGGTGCTGGGAAATATCACCGAGGCACCAGTGCTGGTAAAGGGTGTCTCCCAGGAGCAGGCTGAAAAGCGTGCCATGGAGCTGCTGGAGACTGTTGGTCTGGCTCACAAGGCCGACGCCTACCCTGTTCAGCTCTCGGGCGGCCAGCAGCAGCGAGTTGCCATTGCTCGTGCACTGGCCATGGAACCGAAGCTAATGCTCTTCGATGAGCCGACTTCCGCTCTTGACCCGGAGCTCGTCGGTGAGGTTCTCAACGTCATGCATGGTCTGGCCGATAAGGGTATGACCATGGTCGTCGTGACGCACGAGATGGGCTTTGCCCGCGAAGTCGCCGACCAGGTTGTGTTCATGGCTGACGGCGTGGTTGTGGAAAAGGGCACCCCGGATGAGGTGCTGGGGAATCCACAGCACGAACGCACCCGCAACTTCCTGTCTTCGCTGTTGAAGTAA
- a CDS encoding amino acid ABC transporter permease, protein MKAKPLPHPGRWITAAVLLVLFLWFIIGAARNEAYHWDVYFQYLFDTRIAAAAGWTIALTVLAMLIGVVGGAIVAVLRMSENPVLSTVAWFYLWVFRGTPVYVQLVFWGLLGTIYSTIDLGVTEVDLSTILSNTFVLAFVGLGLNESAYMAEIVRAGIQAVPEGQTEASKALGMSWWQTVRRTILPQAMRIIIPPTGNEFISLLKTTSLVIAVPFSLELYGRSTDIANALFLPVPMLLVAATWYLVITSILMVGQFYLERYFARGATRQLTARQLAALADAEGVPLANARVVDKDEEHFYREDPQ, encoded by the coding sequence ATTAAGGCCAAACCGCTGCCACACCCGGGGCGCTGGATTACCGCAGCAGTGCTGCTGGTGCTCTTCCTGTGGTTCATCATCGGTGCCGCCCGCAATGAGGCCTACCACTGGGATGTTTACTTCCAGTACCTGTTCGACACACGAATCGCCGCTGCCGCTGGCTGGACCATTGCACTGACAGTCTTGGCCATGCTCATCGGTGTCGTCGGCGGTGCCATCGTCGCAGTGCTCCGCATGTCGGAAAACCCCGTTCTGTCCACAGTTGCTTGGTTCTACCTGTGGGTTTTCCGAGGAACGCCGGTCTACGTGCAGCTGGTCTTTTGGGGTCTCCTCGGCACTATCTACTCGACGATTGACCTGGGCGTTACCGAGGTTGATTTAAGCACCATTCTCTCCAATACCTTCGTGCTGGCATTCGTCGGTCTCGGCTTGAACGAGTCCGCATACATGGCTGAAATTGTCCGTGCCGGCATCCAGGCTGTCCCAGAGGGGCAGACCGAGGCATCGAAAGCATTGGGTATGAGCTGGTGGCAGACCGTCCGCCGCACCATCCTGCCGCAGGCCATGCGCATCATCATCCCGCCGACGGGCAACGAGTTCATTTCCCTGCTGAAGACCACTTCGCTGGTCATCGCAGTGCCGTTCTCGCTGGAACTCTACGGCCGCTCCACGGATATCGCCAATGCTCTATTCCTGCCGGTGCCGATGCTGCTGGTCGCCGCCACCTGGTACTTGGTCATCACATCGATTCTGATGGTCGGCCAGTTCTACCTTGAGCGCTACTTCGCCCGCGGCGCTACCCGTCAGCTCACCGCCCGCCAGCTGGCCGCGCTTGCCGACGCCGAAGGTGTGCCGCTTGCAAATGCTCGCGTTGTCGATAAGGACGAAGAGCACTTCTACCGAGAGGATCCGCAGTAA